From uncultured Desulfobacter sp.:
GTAAAAAAATTTTTGAACTTTTTGATATTTACTCCAAACTGATCATGCTGTTTCCTGAAACCGAAGAATTGAATATTTTAGAAAATTCAGCCATGCTTTTAAATAACAAAAACTCGGGAGTCCGGGATCTGGCAACACTGATCATCATCAACGCCCTGGACTTATTTTATTTCTGGATGTACCTGCCCCGGGCCCAATCCTCATTAATCCGTGAGGTTTCATACATGACGCCGGAAGAAAAGATAATATTTTTCCAGGCCCAGAACATGCTGCGTCATGAACATCATATCAGCAGATTGTTTGTGGACGGAATTCTGGGTAAAAATTTTTCCCGGCCTCTCTCCTTTTATCTGATATTATACCGATCTTATCTTAAAAGCATTGAAAAGGTAAAGGCATCCATCCTGCAAGAAAAATTCGACGAAAGGCCATATTTATAAACATCCTTTTTTTATCTTGATAATAACGCCTGAATTATCATATAATCTTTCTTTTATAATAATAGCTTATTTATTTTAAGGATAGATCAATGGCAAAAATGTTTTACACCGGGAACAGGGAATCCAAGCTTCTTTCCAAAATCGAGTCTTCCAAGGAGCGGGAAAGAATTAAAACCATCAGCGCTATCCGGGATAACATTGATTCATTCAGTAACAAAGTTTCCATGAAGCTCATTGAGACCGGGCTTGTTGAAACCGTAAGCAAATCCAGTGTGGAAAATCAGATTGTACGTTGCTTAGATAAACTATGCCGGGCTGAGGATTTTGATATTGACTATGTAATAGCTCCATTCAGATCCCTGATTTCAAACCCCAATATTGCCAGCCTTTACCTGACCGCATTTGTGGTTGAAACATTGATCAACCACAAAGATGTCATTGATATCTACGGCAGCGATGATGATATCTATTTTTGTATCCAAAAAGAATTAACTGCTCTGCTGGAGGGTGGTAGCGGGTACTGATTAGCCCTATCTACCGGGTTAGTTAAATTTAATACAGACCGCTTTTTCGGAAGTTGTACCCGAAAAAGCGGTCTGTTCTTTTTTCTACTTCTTAACCCATACACAGGTCTCGTTCTGATAATAGTGACCTTTTGTGCCGTTTGAAAACAAAGCGGCGGCTCTTCTTTTCTGAACAAGTTGGGTGGATACGTTCTGCTGTTTTGCAATCTGGGTGTAAATGGCTTTCCGATCCTCATTTTCGGCCGCCACCACATCCGGTTTTTCTTTTTTTGCCGTGACAAATCCCAAATAACCTGTATTTGTTTCACCAACAATGCCTTTGTTTTTTAAATCGACAATCTGAGGCAGCCGCTGTTTCATGCGTTCTTTGATACCATCGGCAAAGGCCGCAGAACAAAAAACAAAAGACAGGACAATGGTCATAACAAGCAGTGATTTAATGGGTTTCATCGTTCAGTTCCTCCTGTTTTAGACTTATCGATTTCAAGTTTTTCCTGGGCCGCATCAATATCACCGAAAAAATCGTCCAGGGCTCTGTCAACCTTGACGTTTACATCAATTGTAATATGGATAGGTTTAATTTCAACCGGTTTGACTTCAATCTCATGGCTGGTGCTGCAACCGGCCAATGTCAAAAAAGTAATACTGACAACCACAGCCCCACATCGTTTTAGCATGGCAACCTCACTCTTTAAGGATTCATAATGCGCTTTAGATTATTACCAAATTGAATAACTTGGTTAAATGGCAGGGTTAAATTAACATCCAGTTTGATTCCCTGGAAATTTGATCCAGGGCTTTGTGCATCAATGCGAACAAAAGAATTCAGGTTCCGGTTATATTCAAAGGGCAAAGCAGATACCGGCTTTCCATCAAGCTGCATGTTTACACCAAGTGTATCCCCATGGGTATTCAGTTTAAGCTTCACCCACTTGTACTCAAAATTTTTCAAGGCTTCTCCTGCAAGATCAAGCTGGGAGAATTCCCGCGTATTCTTTGGAATTCCGGCAAGCATTCTATCAAGGTCCCGGATAAAAATGCGGCCTCCATCCCCGGGTGTGGAAAAAAGAAAACCTTTATCAAAAACGATTTCGGTATTTTTCAGAACCACTGGGATACGTCCGCTTAAAGTGCCGCCCCCTTCTGCATCAAAGGCGCCAAGCTGATGAAAGAGGTCTTCCATCTCAAGCCGGTCACAGTATAAGGTTAAATGTATGGAATTATCATCCGAAGGCAGTCTAAACGCCTCTGTTGAAACAATACCATTGCACCAGTTAAATTTCAAATTTTCGATATTAATTGACTTTCCGTCTTCAAGGCTGAATCTTATTTTTCCATTGCTGCAGTTAAAACGGCCGGCATTAAATGCGTCGATATTTATATACTGACCTGGAAGGGTTTCAGGAACCATAAGGTCATTGAAATGCATATCGGCAGATATTCCGGAGGCCAAAAAACCGGATTCAACAGAGTTTAGTAGACCATTGGATACCTGGATATCGGCAGATGAATTTATTTTCTGATTTGTGTAGGAGAAATCGGCCCTGGCGGAAATGTCAAATTTAAGATTATCAATCCCGGATATGCCGGGAATAAAGGGAATCAGCGTATTTTGGGTGATGGAAAACTGATTTGTGGCAGCTTGCCCTTTTGCAAAAGGGCTCATGGCCGAATCAAGACCCGCCCGGGTGAAAAAATCAATGGCCAGGCCCGGGAGTCCGGCATGACTAACCTTTCCTGTAATATCCATGGCAAGATCTGATGTCTGGACGACTTTGGCAGAAAGAACAGGAGCTATTTTATCGTGCAGGATAAGTTTTTTTGTCCCTGCCCGGCCAAACGTTTTTATATCTTTAAAGGGATAGGTTACGGGCAGTTCAAAATAAAGCCCTTTGGCCTGAATCCCTTTATTTTTCATGGTTACATCAGTGTCATACAAAAAAGGTTTTATTTGAAAGCAAATGTCGGAGGATAATGGTTTTTCAATTTTACCTGTTATTCCAGCTTTTTTGACAAAGGCAGCGATCTCTTTGGAAACAATTTTTGCTTTATTGCATACAACATTAAAATCAATAGCGTTATCTAAGACAAAATCTGAATTGGAAAAGCTAAATGCAGCATCTGATGAAGCATCCAAGGATGCGGTGTTTATTTCTATGTCGTCTTTTTGAAAAATAATTTTATCAATCAAAGCCTCAAGCTTTATGTGCTTTAAAGATTCAGGGCGCCCGAAGTTGCCGTCAAATTCAGTTTTTACCTGTAACCCGGAAATATCCAGAAAATCCGAATGATTGGCTTCTTTATTTTTAAAGGACTTAAGGCCAGTCCCGGAAAAAACCAGCTTTCCGGCCTGGTGTTCAAGATCTCCTGAAACAAACAGCCGGAATTGGGGGTCAAGAAGTTGAATTGGATCTAAAAAATTCACTGAGGACAAAGACAATGCCATAAGTTTAGGTGTCATGTTCCAGGATTTGGTAATTTCATTTTGAAGCGTTAAAGAAAATTGATCAACCGTTCCTGATGCGATTTGGGATAAAATTTCAAATTTGAATGGACTCAAATCAATTCCAGGACTTCTGATCTGTACAGGTCCGCCTGCTTTAAATGCCATTGCTGTTTTATCAGAAGACAGAACACCCGAAATTTTAGGGAAATTGATGTTTAAGTGAGGATCAGGTTTAAGCCCCAGGTCATTAAGTTCAAAATAAAACGTTGAAAAATCTTTTGTTTCAATTGCGAAATTCACAGGCCCGTCAAACTTGCATAGGGCTCGGTTTTCACCTGGAACCATGGCCAAAAGCATTTCAGGAGAAAGACGTTCTGCTGAAATTTTCATTTGCACAGGACCTTGTAATAAATCAACCGTGGCTCCAACCGTTATTTTTTGATTCATGGGATGAATGGAGAGTTTCATATCCGCAAGCAGTTCTTTACGGTCCAGTTGGACATCAGCCGTCACTGGGATACAAAGCCGGTCTTTTCCGGTTTCAATAAAGATGGTGCTGTTTTTTAAAACAATGTGTTCCGGCAGATATGCAAAATATGATTCAAAGGCATTGATATTAAAATCAAAGACAGGGTCTGAATGATCCTCGTCCTTGTTCTCATCCTTATCCCGGGGAAATGACAATCCGCTAACCCGGATTCTTTTTTTTTCATCCAGATGAAAGGTAATATTAAGCCCGGATATAACCAATTTTTCAACGGTGATAATATTTTTTGTATCCATGTTGTAGGTAAACCGAATGGTGTCCAGGTGCAAATCTTCACCAAAGGAAACATCATTGACCTGCGTGTAATTGACCCCCAAACGGGATACCGTAAAATCAAAAGGCTGGTTCCCCGGCAAAGGGCCAAGGGCTGATTGAACAATATGCTTTGAAATATCCGGCAGAAAAATAATAATACACTGAATACACAACACAAATAACAAAAATGCCAGCAATAAAATTTTTAAAATAAGTTTAAATGGCATTTTTAATGTCTACACGCAGCAAAAGATCGCCTGGGGGCAAACCTGGTATGGATTTCCCCATCCCCTTAAGCCGGAGCATGGATCCGCGCCGTACACCTGCAGGTACCACCACCCGGTAAACGGATTTTTTAAAGCCCCAGGGAATGGTGACAAGTTTTTTAGTTCCTGTGAGTGCTTCAAGGGAGGTCAGTGCAATGGTACCGTAAAGATCAGATCCTCCCGGCGGGCCAGCTTCAGGCGTGATAACATGAAGCCTCGGGCTGCGTTTTTTTTGGATGTATCCGTCAATTCTTTCACTGAATCCTGTTTTGGGCAATTTCGAATTAACGACAATAAGGGCCATACCCGAAAGAAAACCACCAATATGGGCCCACCAGGCAATACCGGCACCGGCACCCTGCCCTGTGGCGTTAATAAATTGAATAAAAAACCAGAGCCCCAAAAAAACAAACGCAGGGATACTGACAAACAAAGGGAAAATAAACACAGGAATCAGGGTGAGGATTTTATTTCTTGGATGAAGCAGAAAATAGGCGCCCATAACCCCTGCAATGGCGCCGCTTGCACCAACAGTCGGCACAGCGGATGAATGGTTGAGCAAAAAATGAAAAAATGCGGCAAGCAATCCGCAGACCAAATAAAAGGCTATGAACCGAAACGGCCCTAACTCCTGCTCAATATTGTCACCGAAGATATACAGAAACCACATATTTCCAATAAAATGTAAGAAACCGCCGTGCAGAAACATATAGGTAAAAGGTGATGACAGTTTATTCAGCCAGGAAAAATAAGCCGACATCTGCGTCATGGTATATTTTGCAGGGACGAATCCGAATGTGTACGCAACTGTCTGATCATCAATTCCCGTCATCATCTGCCAGACAAAAACCAGACTTGTGATGAAGATAATGGTATAGGTTGCCACTGCACAGCACGTTGTTTCCTGTTCGTCTCTTAACGGGATCATGACGGCACCACCCTGAGTTGATATTTTTTGGACAATCGGGTTTTAAGTTTTTTTAAAAGTTCCATCACCGCATCTTCAGGCGTATAGTCTTTAAGATCTCTTCCTTTGGAAAGAGACTTAAACAAGCCCGAATTTTTTTCATCCAGTTTGAGGGAGAACTGCACATAGTCAAGAAGGGTAAAGTAAATGCCGGACAACTCATGCGCTTCGCTCCTGGCGATCAGGATCTTTCCCCTAAGCGTAAGGCTTTGTTCAAGGGCCTCAGTAGCCTGATTTATACTGTTGAATGATGTCGGAAAATCAAACCCTTGTTCAATCATCTGGTCCGCCTGCCATGACTCTTCTTCAGTCTCAAGGAAATCCAGATACAATACCGCTGACAGAATGGATTTAACATTGTAATAGATATCAGGATCATGACTTGCCCTTGGGCCTGCGACATTAAGTACACGAATGCCTTGCTCCAGAATAAAAGAGTAAAGGATAAATGCCGCCTCAAAAATGTCCTGTTCCAGCAGATTTATTCTGCAAACCCACTTGCCTGTTTTCCGTGCAAACGCATGGGTCAGGGATGAACCTCCTGTTAAAGGTCCCCTGGAAATGATAACCGTGCCGTCGGAATCAAGTATGTTTTGCCGGGTCCGGGCAGGATAATCCCTGGTATCCATCTCCTTCAACTTGTAAAAATCGGGCAATGGTCCGGATTCCGTTCTCCGGCCTTTGGTAATCCATCCGCCATGGGGAATATTAAATTTTATGGCAAAATCCAAAGCAGCACGGTCCGCCCCTGTCTGTCCGCCTGACACAACTTTATCTAAAAGTCCCATGGCATCCTTATGTTGCATGCTTTTCGTAAATTATTGATGTCGTATTATAGCAATAAAAGCAGTTAGAATAAATAGTGCCCGAACGGAAATAGAGTTGGAAGGCGTATCTTCTACAGAGAGGCTCCTAGAGCGGACTCAAATGCATTCGTTCCAAAATCTATGCTGAATTCGTCAAGAAGCGCGCGTAAACGGATAATATCATTTTTCGCTTTTTTAATCATAACAAGGTGCTGTTTCTTTTCCTCCTGTTTAAGACAGAAAAGCTCATCCATATCCTTGTTCAAAGTTTCATACATGGTAAAACGTTGAAGAATTTTGTCTTTAAAATCCCGTGTTACCGCATCGATTAAAGGAAAAAAATAATCCTGTTTCAAACTGCTGTGATAGGCTTTGATCTGCCGCTGCATTACGTTCTGCGTTTTTTTCTTAATTCTGACAGCAGCTCTGTCAAGCCCGGGCGTAAAGGAAAATCGCACATGCTTGTCCATCATGGCAGATACAAACAAAACCAAAGAATGAAGACTGAAATCGGTCACGGCATTGGCCTGCATCGCCCTGGTATATTCAGGTGAAAAAATCTGGTTCGGCAAATGCAGCCCTAAAATTTTTTTTATGTTTTCAAGATCATCCGCCCTGGAATATTCTTCCTCTTCTTTAATAAGCTCAAGGGAAAAGCGTTCGTCCTCCCGGTTCTCTGGGGCACCCATGGTGACATAATCAATGCGGTAGGAATCCAGAAGAGACTTAAAATATGACTCTATACGTTCCTCCTGAATACGCACCAGTTGTTTAAGTTCCGGGGTTACCTGTTCAAGGATAAAAAGGTCAAGTTTTCGCTTGAAGTCCTGGAACATCATATACAGAATCTGCTTAAAACCCGTTGCATCTACCCCTGTCCTGTAGGGTTGTGAATCAATTTTGGCCTGCCGGATAAATTCCGTCACAAGTTTAGTGATATTTTCACTGTCTTTGAGGAATGCATTTTTTAAGTTGTATTCAATCTCCCTGCGAAGCGCTGACACGGCCCCCATAACCGAGTTATCAACAATGACCTTTAAACGCCTGGCATTGCCTTCAAGATCGGCAAGGCGTTTTCTGGCTTTTTCTTGATCTAAAAGCCCGGCAGAAAAGACATCAAAGAGAAGTTTTATCTTTTCGTCAAGAATATGGGTTACAATTTTAAGTCGTTCGATGTGATTGGCGTAAAACAAATTAAACCGGGACGCTTCAAACAGCAGATTAAAGGCTTCAAGAAACCGGGTATACTCTTTGGTACAAAAAGCGGTCATTTCCTTGTCCTCCTGCCAAAGACCAAGGCGCTTCTTGTTTTTGGATGAAAGTCTTTTGCCAAGACCGTCAAACAGCGTATACAACGCTGAAAAAGAAAAGATCCTGACATCGGGGACCAAAAGTTTTAGTTCAGCAATTGTTTTATCCCGTGTCACTTTCAGGTTGTCTAAGTTCTCATGTTCACTTAAATCACAGTTGAATACGAAAAGAATATTTTCCATCAGCCCAAGGCGTTTTATCCGTTTTAAAAATACCATGTCAGACTGACGAAGCCCCGTACGTGACGAGATGCAGTAAACAATCAGGTTGGCAGCCTCAAGATAGGAAAATATTTTTTCAAGGACCTCAGGATCAGTGGAATCCGCGCCCTGGCAATCGGCAATTTCAACATTTGAATTAATGGTTTTTCCATACACTTCCAGACACACGTCTTTGACATAAAAAGCCTTGGCCGGGTCCGCCGTAAACTGTTTGTGACTATTAAAAGATTTGGCGTCAAAGCTGATGGTCTGTTCATCAGAGCCGATGACATCCAGACAATGTCTATATCCGTCAAGAGCATTGCGGATGACCAGTGCTTCAGGGCGAATTCCTTGGGATGTCATCGGAAATGCAGATACAATGGTATCAAAAATACGGCGCAATTGGTGCCGGTCCTGGGTTCGCCTGATGTCAAAGGAGGGGGACTCATCCTTGCCCGGAAACATTTCCAGACAACTTTCAATTTCACTGTTGATGTCATCCCATGATTTAAGATGAATAATTGCCCTGTTTTTTTTGCCTTTCCTGATACGGGTGGTAATAGATGTAACCACGCCTGCCCCGCGCTGAACCAATTCTCTGCTCGACATCGCGTTGATAAAAGTGCTTTTCCCTGATTTGATCACTCCGACTACAGCCACACGTAAAATCCCTTCACTGATGTAGGAAGGGATTTTGCTGCAAAGTTGTCTGCTCTCAACAAGGCTTTTGTCAGAACGGTTTGAAACGGTAGCCAAACTGTCGATCACCGATAGAGTATCAACAACTAATTTTTCTATGAATTCTTGGGGTTGTAAAGTCATTGGCCGGCAAATCAGATCAACATCATGGCTTTTTCATATTTCAGGTCCGGTTTGGTATCAAACAGAATTTCCCTGGACATATCACAGGTGAGCCAGGCTGAATCGGCAAGTTCATTGTCTAACTGCATGGGGCCCCAGCCGGCGCAGCCCAGAAGGATCATAAAAGTGTCGGGCCCCTGCCCAAGTGCAATGGCTTCCAGGATGTCCCGGGAATTGCTCAAAGCCAACCAGTCGGAAATTTTAAGGGTTTCGTTCCACTGAAACGGGCCGCAGTGAAGTACAAATACGCCTGAAGGTTGGACAGGGCCGCCAAGGAAAATATCTATTTTATCGATATCCTCATTGCAGGTAATGCCTAAATCTTCAAAAAGCTCCCGGCCGGTAAGTAAAGGGTGAATTTTATTGACAATAAAGCCAAGGGCACCGGATTCATTGTGCTCGCAAAGACAGGTGACGGTCTGTGCAAAATTGGGATCCGGAAGGCCGGGAATGGCCATGATGAATTTTCCTTTCATATTTTCCGTAATCTGGTCGTTCATCAATTCTTCTCCATGCTGCCGACCGGCGCATTATGTTCTTATTATCAATTTTAAATATTACAAACAGAGTGTAAGTTTTAAATATTTTTATTTGATTTGCAATAATTTATTTAGTGTCTATTTCTTTTTCACGTCCGTACACATCATCAAACCTTACAATATCATCTTCTCCCAGGTATGGACCGGACTGCACCTCTATCAGTTCCAAAGGAATCTTGCCCGGATTTTCAAGCCGGTGCATGGTACCAAGGGGAATATAAACAGACTGATCTTCATTTAAAAGAATCTCTTCACTGCCTTTGGTGACAATGGCCGTCCCGGATACAACGGTCCAGTGCTCAGCCCGGTGATAGTGTTTTTGTAAAGACAGCTTTGCCCCGGGTTTTACGGTTATGCGCTTTACCTGATATCTATCCGCCATATCGATGGTTTCATAATCGCCCCAGGGCCGGTAGACTTTGGCATGGGAAACCGATTCCACTCTGTTTTGCGCTTTTAACTGGGTAACTATTTTTTTTACATCGTGAACCTGATCCCGGGGGACCACCAGCACAGCGTCTTTGGTGTCCACAATCACAAATTTTTCAAGGCCTACGGCTGCCACAAGACGGTTGTCAGAATGGATATACGTATCCTTGACATTGTGTACCAGCACATCTCCGCTGGTGACATTATTTAATTCATCCTTGTCACCGGTCTGCCACAACGCGTCAAAGGAGCCAAGGTCATTCCATCCGGCATCAAGTGCAATGACAACGCCTTTTGCTGTTTTTTCCATAACTGCGTAGTCAATGGAATCCTCTTTAATAGATTCAAATGCCGCTTTATCAACCCTGAAAAAATCCAAGTCCATATTTCCATCTTTAATCGCTGTGCGGCATTTTTCAAGCATGTCCGGGGCAAATGCTCCAAGTTCGGAAATAACGGCAGAGGCCTGGAACATGAACATGCCTGAATTCCAGCAGAAATCGCCGGATTCAAGATATGAGACCGCTGTATCATAATCCGGTTTTTCCACAAACCGGTCAATCATGAAGGCCGGATCTGAATTGTCGAGTCTGGCTCCTTTTTTGATATACCCGTAGCCTGTTTCCGGCGATGAGGGTACTATGCCGAAGGTGACCAGTTTGCCCTGCCGGGCCAGTTGCGCACCCGATTGAATGATTTCATGAAAGGCTTCAATATTTTTAATTTCATGATCTGCGGGCAGTACCAGCATCACCGGGTCCTGCTGATTCTCAGACTTAATATTGTCATCAATGATCAAATCATCGAGGATCAGGGCTGCCAGGGCAATGGCCGGGGCAGTATTCCTGGCAGCCGGTTCAAGAATGATCTTAAAATTATTGATATCAATCCGGCGGATTTGCTCTGCGGTCATGAATCTATGATTTTCATTGCATATTACTACCGGGTCGCCAAGATCATTAAGGCCTGATAACCGCAAAAGGGTATTTTGCAGCATGGTATGCGCATTGTACAGATTAATGAGTTGTTTGGGGTACAAAGACCTGGACATGGGCCATAGCCTGGTTCCGGAACCACCGGCCAAAACAACAGGATAAATCATTGTTTCTCCATATAGAGCGCGTTTAAAAATTAGGGGATCGAAGCGAAATCTGATGTGATTGCAGCCGATTTATCTATTTTTAAACAGGCTCTCATTTTTGTGCAAGATAAAAGTTTAAGGCCAAAGTCCTCTCAACAGGATAGGATTCAATATGCTTAAGATTGAAGCCGGTTCGTTCCAGCCATCCTGATATCTGCTGCCGGGTAAAACCCAGCCAGACCCCGCCAATGATATCTTTGATCTGTTCCTGGTTGTGTTTTAAAAAATCCACCAGAAGAAACGAGCCCCCGGGGCTGAGAACCCGGTACACTTCCCGGATCGCTCGTTCAGGTTCGGACACATGGTACAATACCATACTCATCAGCGCCGCATCGGCCTCCTGTTCACGCATGGGAAGATGCTCCAGCTCACCTATGCGAAGCTCTAAATTCCGGTTTTCAGGTAGCCGAAGCCTTGCCTGTTCAAGCATCTCGGGAGAGACATCCACGCCAATAAGGGTCTTTTCACCCCTGCCAAGGAGACTGGCAAGCATCTCACCGGTTCCGCAGCCAAGATCGGCAATAACCGACGCATCCTGAAGATGGCGTTCAAACACAGAGTTTGGATTAAAATCCCCAAGAACCTTTCTTTTCAAACGATCCCACCGCGGGGCAGCGGTTCTGAAAAAACGCCTGGATTTGTTTTTTCTCAATATAATACATTGCTGTGTTCGAGCAAGATCTTCCAGCATTCCTGGGTCATTTTCAAGCTGTCTGCAGGCAAGAACAACAAGTTCCCGGTTGTGTCCGTTTTTGTTTGTGGCATAATACATGAAGCTGCCGTCTTTTCGTGATACCAGAAGCCCTGCTTCAAGCAGAATCTTTAAATGCCGGGACAC
This genomic window contains:
- a CDS encoding YdbL family protein, whose protein sequence is MKPIKSLLVMTIVLSFVFCSAAFADGIKERMKQRLPQIVDLKNKGIVGETNTGYLGFVTAKKEKPDVVAAENEDRKAIYTQIAKQQNVSTQLVQKRRAAALFSNGTKGHYYQNETCVWVKK
- a CDS encoding YdbH domain-containing protein, giving the protein MPFKLILKILLLAFLLFVLCIQCIIIFLPDISKHIVQSALGPLPGNQPFDFTVSRLGVNYTQVNDVSFGEDLHLDTIRFTYNMDTKNIITVEKLVISGLNITFHLDEKKRIRVSGLSFPRDKDENKDEDHSDPVFDFNINAFESYFAYLPEHIVLKNSTIFIETGKDRLCIPVTADVQLDRKELLADMKLSIHPMNQKITVGATVDLLQGPVQMKISAERLSPEMLLAMVPGENRALCKFDGPVNFAIETKDFSTFYFELNDLGLKPDPHLNINFPKISGVLSSDKTAMAFKAGGPVQIRSPGIDLSPFKFEILSQIASGTVDQFSLTLQNEITKSWNMTPKLMALSLSSVNFLDPIQLLDPQFRLFVSGDLEHQAGKLVFSGTGLKSFKNKEANHSDFLDISGLQVKTEFDGNFGRPESLKHIKLEALIDKIIFQKDDIEINTASLDASSDAAFSFSNSDFVLDNAIDFNVVCNKAKIVSKEIAAFVKKAGITGKIEKPLSSDICFQIKPFLYDTDVTMKNKGIQAKGLYFELPVTYPFKDIKTFGRAGTKKLILHDKIAPVLSAKVVQTSDLAMDITGKVSHAGLPGLAIDFFTRAGLDSAMSPFAKGQAATNQFSITQNTLIPFIPGISGIDNLKFDISARADFSYTNQKINSSADIQVSNGLLNSVESGFLASGISADMHFNDLMVPETLPGQYINIDAFNAGRFNCSNGKIRFSLEDGKSINIENLKFNWCNGIVSTEAFRLPSDDNSIHLTLYCDRLEMEDLFHQLGAFDAEGGGTLSGRIPVVLKNTEIVFDKGFLFSTPGDGGRIFIRDLDRMLAGIPKNTREFSQLDLAGEALKNFEYKWVKLKLNTHGDTLGVNMQLDGKPVSALPFEYNRNLNSFVRIDAQSPGSNFQGIKLDVNLTLPFNQVIQFGNNLKRIMNP
- a CDS encoding rhomboid family intramembrane serine protease, with protein sequence MIPLRDEQETTCCAVATYTIIFITSLVFVWQMMTGIDDQTVAYTFGFVPAKYTMTQMSAYFSWLNKLSSPFTYMFLHGGFLHFIGNMWFLYIFGDNIEQELGPFRFIAFYLVCGLLAAFFHFLLNHSSAVPTVGASGAIAGVMGAYFLLHPRNKILTLIPVFIFPLFVSIPAFVFLGLWFFIQFINATGQGAGAGIAWWAHIGGFLSGMALIVVNSKLPKTGFSERIDGYIQKKRSPRLHVITPEAGPPGGSDLYGTIALTSLEALTGTKKLVTIPWGFKKSVYRVVVPAGVRRGSMLRLKGMGKSIPGLPPGDLLLRVDIKNAI
- a CDS encoding putative molybdenum carrier protein, with translation MGLLDKVVSGGQTGADRAALDFAIKFNIPHGGWITKGRRTESGPLPDFYKLKEMDTRDYPARTRQNILDSDGTVIISRGPLTGGSSLTHAFARKTGKWVCRINLLEQDIFEAAFILYSFILEQGIRVLNVAGPRASHDPDIYYNVKSILSAVLYLDFLETEEESWQADQMIEQGFDFPTSFNSINQATEALEQSLTLRGKILIARSEAHELSGIYFTLLDYVQFSLKLDEKNSGLFKSLSKGRDLKDYTPEDAVMELLKKLKTRLSKKYQLRVVPS
- a CDS encoding dynamin family protein, with protein sequence MTLQPQEFIEKLVVDTLSVIDSLATVSNRSDKSLVESRQLCSKIPSYISEGILRVAVVGVIKSGKSTFINAMSSRELVQRGAGVVTSITTRIRKGKKNRAIIHLKSWDDINSEIESCLEMFPGKDESPSFDIRRTQDRHQLRRIFDTIVSAFPMTSQGIRPEALVIRNALDGYRHCLDVIGSDEQTISFDAKSFNSHKQFTADPAKAFYVKDVCLEVYGKTINSNVEIADCQGADSTDPEVLEKIFSYLEAANLIVYCISSRTGLRQSDMVFLKRIKRLGLMENILFVFNCDLSEHENLDNLKVTRDKTIAELKLLVPDVRIFSFSALYTLFDGLGKRLSSKNKKRLGLWQEDKEMTAFCTKEYTRFLEAFNLLFEASRFNLFYANHIERLKIVTHILDEKIKLLFDVFSAGLLDQEKARKRLADLEGNARRLKVIVDNSVMGAVSALRREIEYNLKNAFLKDSENITKLVTEFIRQAKIDSQPYRTGVDATGFKQILYMMFQDFKRKLDLFILEQVTPELKQLVRIQEERIESYFKSLLDSYRIDYVTMGAPENREDERFSLELIKEEEEYSRADDLENIKKILGLHLPNQIFSPEYTRAMQANAVTDFSLHSLVLFVSAMMDKHVRFSFTPGLDRAAVRIKKKTQNVMQRQIKAYHSSLKQDYFFPLIDAVTRDFKDKILQRFTMYETLNKDMDELFCLKQEEKKQHLVMIKKAKNDIIRLRALLDEFSIDFGTNAFESALGASL
- a CDS encoding YqgE/AlgH family protein, giving the protein MNDQITENMKGKFIMAIPGLPDPNFAQTVTCLCEHNESGALGFIVNKIHPLLTGRELFEDLGITCNEDIDKIDIFLGGPVQPSGVFVLHCGPFQWNETLKISDWLALSNSRDILEAIALGQGPDTFMILLGCAGWGPMQLDNELADSAWLTCDMSREILFDTKPDLKYEKAMMLI
- a CDS encoding mannose-1-phosphate guanylyltransferase/mannose-6-phosphate isomerase; translation: MIYPVVLAGGSGTRLWPMSRSLYPKQLINLYNAHTMLQNTLLRLSGLNDLGDPVVICNENHRFMTAEQIRRIDINNFKIILEPAARNTAPAIALAALILDDLIIDDNIKSENQQDPVMLVLPADHEIKNIEAFHEIIQSGAQLARQGKLVTFGIVPSSPETGYGYIKKGARLDNSDPAFMIDRFVEKPDYDTAVSYLESGDFCWNSGMFMFQASAVISELGAFAPDMLEKCRTAIKDGNMDLDFFRVDKAAFESIKEDSIDYAVMEKTAKGVVIALDAGWNDLGSFDALWQTGDKDELNNVTSGDVLVHNVKDTYIHSDNRLVAAVGLEKFVIVDTKDAVLVVPRDQVHDVKKIVTQLKAQNRVESVSHAKVYRPWGDYETIDMADRYQVKRITVKPGAKLSLQKHYHRAEHWTVVSGTAIVTKGSEEILLNEDQSVYIPLGTMHRLENPGKIPLELIEVQSGPYLGEDDIVRFDDVYGREKEIDTK
- a CDS encoding metalloregulator ArsR/SmtB family transcription factor; the protein is MEIIKQFKALSDPTRLRLLFILEHFELNVNEIVSVVSMVQSGVSRHLKILLEAGLLVSRKDGSFMYYATNKNGHNRELVVLACRQLENDPGMLEDLARTQQCIILRKNKSRRFFRTAAPRWDRLKRKVLGDFNPNSVFERHLQDASVIADLGCGTGEMLASLLGRGEKTLIGVDVSPEMLEQARLRLPENRNLELRIGELEHLPMREQEADAALMSMVLYHVSEPERAIREVYRVLSPGGSFLLVDFLKHNQEQIKDIIGGVWLGFTRQQISGWLERTGFNLKHIESYPVERTLALNFYLAQK